ATTCACATTATATATGTAATAACATAATAAGAATATTAATAATATAAAAATGATATTTATTATTAACGTTCTAGTAAAATTAATTAGTGACCATAAATAACAACAAAAGAATTTTATTATATTCAATAACTTAATCATTTTTCACCTAATTTTTTAAAATAAAAATTTATTAAATATTTTTAAACTTTACCCAAATAGGAGCATGATCTGAAGGTTTAATTAAATTACGAATAGAGTATTCTATTCCTGAATTAGAATAATATTTTATTAATGAATTAGTAATTAAAATATTATCAATTCTTAACCCTTTATTAAAAACAAATCCTTTTGATCTATAATCAAACCAAGAAAATTTATTATTTGTTAAAGGATTCATTAATCTCCAAATATCAAATAGACCCCAATCAAGTAATTGATTCATATAAAATCTTTCTTTTGGTAAGAAAGAACATTTTCCTTTTTTTAACCATTTTTTACGATTTTTTTCTCCTATTCCAATATCTAAATCGGAAATACTAATATTAATATCTCCCATAAGTATAATATGATTTTTTGGATCTAAATTTTCTTTAATATAAAAATATAAATTTTTTAAAAAATTAATTTTATATTTAAATTTTATATTATTTTTTTGATTATCTCCTTGAGGAAAATAACAATTTAAAATCTTTATCTTACCAATAGCACTATCTAAATCAATCATTATTGATCTTTTTTGATTATTAAAAAAGTCTTTTAAAAAATTTTTTTGAATATTTAAAGGTTCTTTTTTACTTAATAAAGCTACTCCATAATTTTTTACTTGTCCACACATATAAATGTGATATCCTAATTTATATATTTCTTCTTTAGGAAAATTTTCATTATTTACTTTTGTTTCTTGTAACCCGATTATATCAGGATTATATATTTTTATAATTATTTTTAATTGATGTATATGTGCTCTTATTCCATTAATATTAAATGAAAAAATTTTCATAAAATTTCGATTTTAATATAAATTTTTATAATAAAGTAATTTATTAATAAATATTATTTTTCTATTTTTATAAAATAAATTTAAATAAAAAAAATAATTTTTCTATTATTTTTTGCCAATATGGTCTTTTTATCCATAAATTATATTCTAATTTTTGTGATTTTAAAATATATTTATTTTGTATATATAAAAGTGATTTATTAAATATAATATCATCTATAATTAAATTAATTTCAAAATTTAAATAGATACTTCTTATATCTAAATTTACAGTACCTATAAAACTAATTTTTTTATCTATAATAATACTCTTTGTATGTAAAAATCCTGTTTTTAATTGATAAATATTAACTCCCGATTTTAATAATTTATAAAAGAAAAATTTACTAGCCCAATAAATAAAAATTGAATCATTATATTTAGGAATAATAATTTTTACATCTACACCACGTTCAGAAGCTATACAAATAGCAGATAATAAATTTTTACTTGGTATTAAATAAGGTGTTGTAATAATTAAACTTTTTTTAGCTAAAAATATAGCTGTAATTAAAGAATTATGAATTATTTTTTTAGATAATTTTAATCCTGAAAATATTACTTGTATTCTATTAATATTATTTTTATTCTGATATTTTACTAAATTATTTTTTAATTGATTAATGGATAATATATTTTGTCCTGTTTCTATTTCCCAATCATATGAATAAATAATACTAATCGTATTAACAATAGGGCCAGTTATACGAATCATTAGATCAATCCATTTACCTATTTTAGTATTTTTTTTAAAATTAGTTGAATCTACCATATTCATACTACCAACATAAACTATTCTATTATCAATTAATATTATTTTTTTATGTTGTCTTAAATCTATTCTAGAATAAAAAAAATTGAAAATTGTAATATTCAATGATTTAATTATAAAAACACCAACTCTTAACATAAGATGATACCAAGAACTATAAAAAAAATTTTTACTTCCAATAAAATCTAACATAATATAACATTTAACACCTCTTTTAGCTGCTATTATAATAGATTCTGAAAATTTATTTACTAATCCTCCGGGTATCCATATATAAAAAACAATATGAATACTATATTTTGCTGATTGTATATCATTAATTAGTGATGTAAATAATTTAAATGATGAGTTAAATAATTTAATAGAATTATTAGTCATACTCAATAAATTTTGTTTATTTTCACATAATTGAAATAATGTTTCTATTTTTTTATTTACATATATATTTTTAATATATAATTTATAATATATTTGTAATTTTTTTAGTAATTCACTATAGCGAAACCATATTTTTTTAGCCTGTTTAGATTTATATTGTGTTTTTGAATAAATTTCTCCAAAAATAAAATAAAAAATAATCCCTATTTTAGGAAAAACATATAGAATAAGATACCACAATATATAAGATTTTATATCTTTATATTTAATAAAAATTCTAATTATAATAAAAATTAATAATATAATATTACTATATAATAAAATTAAATTTAAAATATTAATCATATTATCTAAATTATTTAAATATAGTTAAAAAAAATTAAAATATAAGTATTTTAATACTAAAATTTAAAATAAAAAATATATATTTTTTAAATTTGAAAAAGAAAATTAATAACATCCCCATCCTGTATTATATATTTTTTACCCTCTATTTTCATTTTACCAAATAATTTTGCTTTTGTTTGATTTTTATAAAAAATAAAATCTTTATAATGAATTACTTGAGCTCTAATAAATCCTTTTTGAATATCACTATGAATTTTTTTAGCAGCAATTAATGCTGTTGTACCTTTTAAGATACTCCATGATCTAGTTTCTTTAATTCCTACTGTATAAAAAGTATGTAAATTTAATAATTTAAAACTATTAAGTATTATTTTTTTTAAATCATTATTTTTATTTATTGGTAATATTTTTTGTTTGTTATTAAGATTAATAATACAAATTTTTAAAACTAAATAATTTTTACTAAGAATATTTATTTCATCTAAAAAAAATTGGTTATTAATATTATTTTCATCTATATTAGCAATAATAATTATTGGTTTAATTGTTAATAATTTTAATTTTTTTAAAAAATCTATTTCTTCTATATTTAATTTTAATAAATTTAATAATTTACCATTTTTTAAGTAATTTAAACAAATATCTAATAAATATTTAAATTTATTATTAATATGTTTTTTATTATTTTTTAATTTAAATAATAAATTTATATCAAAATTAATAATTTCATTATTTATAATATCGACATCTTTTATAGGATTAAATGATAAACTTAATATATTTTTATTTTTAAAACACCGTATTACATGAATTATAGCATCAACTTCTGATATATTATGTAAAAACTGATTTCCTAATCCCTCTCCTTTGGACGCTCCTTTTATTAAACCTGCAATATCTACAAAAGTTACAGTAGATTGTATTATTTTTTTAGATTTTATTAATTTAGATAAATAAAGTAATCTATTATCAGGAACAGTTACTATACTAGTATTTGGTTTTATTGTGCAAAAAGGATAATTTAATGCATCTACATTAGAATTAGTTAATGCATTAAATAATGTTGATTTCCCTACATTTGGAAGTCCAATGATACCACATTTTAATTCCATTATTTTATTATCCTATTATTTTTAGAATGTAAATAATTTATTGCTTTATTATAATTATTAGTTTTAATAAAAACTAGTAAGGCTTTAATACTATTTTTTATAGTTAAATTAATATTTTTTTGTTCGGTTAATGTAGGAGGGGTTAATACAAAATTATTTACTTGATCTTTACATCCAGGATGACCTATCCCTATACGTAACCTATAAAATAATTTATCATTAAATATTTTTATAATATTATTAATTCCATTATGGCCTCCACTACCACCTCCATATTTAAATTTTATAATTCCAGGTAAATAATCTAATTCATCATGAATAACTAAAATATTTTTTAATAAAATTTTATAAAAACTAGAGACAATAAATATTGATTTTCCTGAATTATTCATTAAAGAATTTGGTATTAATAAAATTATTTTTTTATTTAAAATATTTAAATAACCAATATTTTCATTTAATTTTTTTATTTTTTTAAATTGAATATTAAATTTATTAGATAAATTAATAATATAATTAGAACCCATATTATGACGAGTTTTAATAAATTTATTATTTAAGTTATTACCTAATCCTACTATCATCTTTATATTATTCAAATATTTACCTTTTTATTATTTTAATCTATTTAAACATTACAGATATAGATTCTTCATTACTAATTCTTCTTATTGTTTCTGCAAGCATATAAGATAGAGTTAAGACTCTAACATTTTTTAATTTTTTAATTTTTTTTGTTAATGGGATACTATCACATACAATAATTTCATCTATTACAGAATTATAAATATTCTGAATAGCATTACCTGAAAAAATAGCATGAGTCACATAAACAAATACTTTTGTTGCTCCATTTTTTTTTAAAGCTTTTGCTGCTTGACATAATGTTCCTGCAGTATCAACAATATCATCTATTAAAATACAATCTCGTTGATTAACATCTCCAATAATATTCATAATTTCTGTAGTATTTAAATTATTTCTTCTTTTATCTATAATAGCCATATCTGTTCCATTAAATAATTTTTTTGCTATTGATCTTGCACGAATTACCCCTCCAATATCAGGAGAAACTATTATAGGATTATTATATATATTTTTTGATATATCTTTTAAAAAAATAGAACTTGCGAAAACATTATCTACAGGAACATTAAAAAATCCTTGAATTTGTTCTGCATGTAAATCAACTGTTAATATTCTATTAATTCCTACTCTAGATAAAAAATCAGCTATTACTTTAGCAGTAATAGGTACTCTAGCAGAACGGATTCTTCTATCTTGTCTAGCATAACCAAAATAAGGAATAACAGCAGTTATTCTTCCAGCAGAAGCTCTTTTAAATGCATCAATCATTATAATTAAT
This genomic window from Enterobacteriaceae endosymbiont of Donacia marginata contains:
- the xthA gene encoding exodeoxyribonuclease III, which produces MKIFSFNINGIRAHIHQLKIIIKIYNPDIIGLQETKVNNENFPKEEIYKLGYHIYMCGQVKNYGVALLSKKEPLNIQKNFLKDFFNNQKRSIMIDLDSAIGKIKILNCYFPQGDNQKNNIKFKYKINFLKNLYFYIKENLDPKNHIILMGDINISISDLDIGIGEKNRKKWLKKGKCSFLPKERFYMNQLLDWGLFDIWRLMNPLTNNKFSWFDYRSKGFVFNKGLRIDNILITNSLIKYYSNSGIEYSIRNLIKPSDHAPIWVKFKNI
- the cls gene encoding cardiolipin synthase, with product MINILNLILLYSNIILLIFIIIRIFIKYKDIKSYILWYLILYVFPKIGIIFYFIFGEIYSKTQYKSKQAKKIWFRYSELLKKLQIYYKLYIKNIYVNKKIETLFQLCENKQNLLSMTNNSIKLFNSSFKLFTSLINDIQSAKYSIHIVFYIWIPGGLVNKFSESIIIAAKRGVKCYIMLDFIGSKNFFYSSWYHLMLRVGVFIIKSLNITIFNFFYSRIDLRQHKKIILIDNRIVYVGSMNMVDSTNFKKNTKIGKWIDLMIRITGPIVNTISIIYSYDWEIETGQNILSINQLKNNLVKYQNKNNINRIQVIFSGLKLSKKIIHNSLITAIFLAKKSLIITTPYLIPSKNLLSAICIASERGVDVKIIIPKYNDSIFIYWASKFFFYKLLKSGVNIYQLKTGFLHTKSIIIDKKISFIGTVNLDIRSIYLNFEINLIIDDIIFNKSLLYIQNKYILKSQKLEYNLWIKRPYWQKIIEKLFFLFKFIL
- the ychF gene encoding redox-regulated ATPase YchF; translated protein: MELKCGIIGLPNVGKSTLFNALTNSNVDALNYPFCTIKPNTSIVTVPDNRLLYLSKLIKSKKIIQSTVTFVDIAGLIKGASKGEGLGNQFLHNISEVDAIIHVIRCFKNKNILSLSFNPIKDVDIINNEIINFDINLLFKLKNNKKHINNKFKYLLDICLNYLKNGKLLNLLKLNIEEIDFLKKLKLLTIKPIIIIANIDENNINNQFFLDEINILSKNYLVLKICIINLNNKQKILPINKNNDLKKIILNSFKLLNLHTFYTVGIKETRSWSILKGTTALIAAKKIHSDIQKGFIRAQVIHYKDFIFYKNQTKAKLFGKMKIEGKKYIIQDGDVINFLFQI
- the pth gene encoding aminoacyl-tRNA hydrolase, translating into MNNIKMIVGLGNNLNNKFIKTRHNMGSNYIINLSNKFNIQFKKIKKLNENIGYLNILNKKIILLIPNSLMNNSGKSIFIVSSFYKILLKNILVIHDELDYLPGIIKFKYGGGSGGHNGINNIIKIFNDKLFYRLRIGIGHPGCKDQVNNFVLTPPTLTEQKNINLTIKNSIKALLVFIKTNNYNKAINYLHSKNNRIIK
- a CDS encoding ribose-phosphate pyrophosphokinase, with translation MTNMKLFAGNAITKLAKNIANHLYINLGKIFVGKFSDGEVSVKIKENVRGNDIFIIQSTCNPTNDNLIELIIMIDAFKRASAGRITAVIPYFGYARQDRRIRSARVPITAKVIADFLSRVGINRILTVDLHAEQIQGFFNVPVDNVFASSIFLKDISKNIYNNPIIVSPDIGGVIRARSIAKKLFNGTDMAIIDKRRNNLNTTEIMNIIGDVNQRDCILIDDIVDTAGTLCQAAKALKKNGATKVFVYVTHAIFSGNAIQNIYNSVIDEIIVCDSIPLTKKIKKLKNVRVLTLSYMLAETIRRISNEESISVMFK